The Chiroxiphia lanceolata isolate bChiLan1 chromosome 24, bChiLan1.pri, whole genome shotgun sequence genome has a segment encoding these proteins:
- the LOC116798146 gene encoding platelet-activating factor receptor-like — MNSSAPGPLPTGHTGECLPSDPVQFVLVPVVYCLVLCVGLPGNLVALLVFLQSGKVRKAIRIYLINLTLADILFNLTLPLWIHYYLSGGDWLLSEAACRLAGAAYYLATYSAVTFMALISFNRFCAVRAARRALPLTGPRGAALACALAWLLGLGCAVPTLAARQTFPARAGATACFEQHGRHRAYAYAMVGFFAAAFLVVLGTYASIARALSVPAAAASPGSHRQQARAMVLGMLLVFVVCVAPYHLTLAPWVGSRPPTPPCGPPDTLDVLHALSVALLSLNSCLDPLVYCFSIRRFRADLGRTLRKIGRCLPLPPPGPPGPVPGTRVSSFTSS; from the coding sequence ATGAACAGCTCAGCGCCGGGGCCGCTGCCGACGGGACACACGGGGGAGTGCCTGCCCAGTGACCCGGTGCAGTTCGTGCTGGTGCCCGTCGTCTACTGCCTGGTGCTGTGCGTGGGGCTGCCGGGCAACCTGGTGGCCTTGCTGGTCTTCCTGCAGAGCGGCAAGGTGAGGAAGGCCATCCGCATCTATCTCATCAACCTCACGCTGGCCGACATCCTCTTCAACCTCACGCTGCCCCTCTGGATCCACTATTACCTGTCCGGGGGGGACTGGCTGCTGTCGGAGGCCGCCTGTCGCCTGGCGGGGGCCGCCTATTACCTGGCGACCTACAGCGCCGTCACCTTCATGGCGCTCATCAGCTTCAACCGGTTCTGCGCGgtgcgggcggcgcggcgggcgctgcCGCTCACGGGGCCCCGTGGTGCCGCGCTGGCCTGCGCCCTGgcctggctgctggggctgggctgcgcCGTGCCCACCCTGGCCGCCCGCCAGACCTTCCCCGCCCGCGCCGGGGCCACCGCCTGCTTCGAGCAGCACGGGCGGCACCGCGCCTACGCCTACGCCATGGTGGGCTTCTTCGCCGCCGCCttcctggtggtgctgggcaCCTACGCCTCCATCGCCCGGGCGCTCTCGgtgcccgccgccgccgcctcgccGGGCTCCCACCGGCAGCAGGCGCGCGCCAtggtgctggggatgctgctggtCTTCGTGGTCTGCGTGGCCCCCTACCACCTGACGCTGGCCCCCTGGGTGGGCAGCCGGCCCCCCACGCCGCCCTGCGGGCCCCCCGACACTCTGGACGTGCTGCACGCGCTGAGCGTGGCCCTGCTCAGCCTCAACAGCTGCCTGGACCCCCTCGTGTACTGCTTCTCCATCCGGCGCTTCCGCGCCGACCTGGGCCGGACCCTGCGCAAGATCGGCCGGTGCCTCCCGCTGCCCCCGCCGGGCCCCCCCGGGCCTGTGCCTGGCACCCGTGTGTCCTCCTTCACCTCCTCGTAG
- the TMEM35B gene encoding transmembrane protein 35B, with the protein MAAAFTALRVFLGLFFLLTGVLKLSDRLSADLHRHMASEFVRFAKVFPLKELGFVPEPGGYLAAVGWVEATAGLLLALGPQLLQEISNFVLSVVMIGAIYTLLALREPLAMCAPATLCLGLLLLLNIRGYPAAPRPKFE; encoded by the exons ATGGCGGCGGCCTTCACCGCCCTCCGCGTCTTCCTCGGGCTCTTCTTCCTCCTGACCGGCGTCCTGAAGCTCTCGGACCGGCTCTCGGCCGACCTGCACCGGCACATG GCGTCGGAGTTCGTGCGCTTTGCCAAGGTGTTTCCCCTGAAGGAGTTGGGGTTCGTGCCGGAGCCAGGCGGGTACCTGGCGGCCGTGGGCTGGGTGGAGGCGACGGCcgggctgctgctggcacttgGGCCCCAACTGCTGCAGGAGATCAGCAACTTCGTCCTCAGCGTCGTCATGATCG GTGCCATCTACACGCTGCTGGCGCTGCGGGAGCCGCTGGCCATGTGTGCCCCGGCCACCCTCTGCCTCggcctcctcctgctgctcaaCATCCGCGGGTACCCGGCTGCCCCCCGGCCCAAGTTCGAGTGA
- the SFPQ gene encoding splicing factor, proline- and glutamine-rich isoform X3: MSRDRFRSRGGGGGGFHRRGGGGGRGGPNHDFRSPPPGMGMGQNRGPMAGGPQGPGGPPGGGPKPEPPKPPTSTSAPPSSSSSAASTTAGPTGSQAGAPPSSALPAGQQPQQQPPVSAPSSTPSGPQPQSKPSPSPTPAGGPKKGQGQSPGGGPKGPGGPQQGPHKGGPGHRGGPGGEPRGRGQQHQGQQSLGAQQGSAERSEKLSDEGFKANLSLLRRPGEKTYTQRCRLFVGNLPADITDEDFKRLFAKYGEPGEVFINKGKGFGFIKLESRALAEIAKAELDDTPMRGRQLRVRFATHAAALSVRNLSPYVSNELLEEAFSQFGPVERAVVIVDDRGRSTGKGIVEFASKPAARKAFERCTEGVFLLTTTPRPVIVEPLEQLDDEDGLPEKLAQKNPMYQKERETPPRFAQPGSFEFEYSQRWKSLDEMEKQQREQVAKNMKDAKDKLESEMEDAYHEHQANLLRQDLMRRQEELRRMEELHNQEMQKRKEIQLRQEEERRRREEEMMIRQREMEEQMRRQREENYSRMGYMDPRERDMRMGGAATMNMGDPYASAAQKFPPLGGGGGIGYEANPGVGQAAMSGSMMGSDM; encoded by the exons ATGTCGCGGGATCGCTTCCGTAGccgtggcggcggcggcggcggcttccaccggcgcggcggcggcggcggccgcggcggccCCAACCACGATTTCCGCTCGCCACCGCCCGGCATGGGCATGGGGCAGAACCGCGGCCCCATGGCGGGCGGCCCGCAGGGCCCGGGCGGCCCGCCGGGCGGTGGCCCGAAGCCCGAACCGCCGAAGCCGCCCACGTCCACTTCTGCTCCGCCTTCTTCGTCCTCTTCAGCCGCCTCCACCACGGCAGGACCCACCGGCAGCCAGGCGGGAGCGCCTCCATCCTCCGCGTTGCCCGCGGGGCAGCAGCCGCAGCAGCAGCCGCCGGTGTCGGCGCCCTCCTCGACTCCCTCCGGCCCGCAGCCGCAGTCCAAGCCCAGCCCGAGCCCCACGCCGGCCGGCGGCCCTAAGAAAGGACAAGGACAGTCTCCCGGCGGCGGCCCCAAGGGGCCGGGCGGCCCGCAGCAGGGGCCGCACAAGGGCGGCCCGGGGCACCGCGGCGGGCCTGGCGGGGagccgcggggccgcgggcagcagcaccagggccagCAGAGCCTCGGGGCGCAGCAGGGCTCGGCGGAGAGGAGCGAGAAGCTTTCGGACGAG GGGTTTAAAGCGAACCTTTCTCTCCTGAGGCGGCCTGGGGAGAAGACTTACACACAGCGTTGCAGGTTGTTTGTTGGGAATTTGCCCGCTGATATCACAGACGAAGACTTTAAAAGATTGTTCGCCAAATATGGGGAGCCAGGAGAGGTTTTTATCAACAAGGGAAAAGGCTTTGGATTCATTAAATTG GAATCTAGGGCCCTTGCAGAAATCGCGAAGGCGGAGTTGGACGATACCCCGATGCGGGGCCGGCAGCTCCGCGTTCGCTTTGCCACACACGCCGCTGCCCTGTCGGTGCGGAACCTCTCGCCCTACGTGTCCAACGAGTTGCTGGAGGAAGCTTTTTCCCAGTTCGGTCCGGTGGAAAGAGCTGTTGTGATTGTAGATGATCGAGGTAGATCAACAGGAAAAGGCATTGTTGAGTTCGCCTCAAAGCCAGCTGCCAGGAAAGCCTTTGAACGGTGTACTGAGGGGGTGTTTTTGTTGACAAC CACTCCCAGGCCAGTTATTGTGGAACCATTGGAACAATTGGATGATGAAGATGGtctcccagaaaagcttgctCAGAAGAATCCGATGTATCAAAA ggaaagagaGACTCCTCCCCGTTTTGCTCAGCCTGGCAGTTTTGAATTTGAATATTCCCAGAGATGGAAATCTTTagatgaaatggaaaaacagcagagagagcaagtggcaaaaaacatgaaagatgCCAAGGACAAACTTGAAAGCGAGATGGAAGATGCTTATCACGAGCACCAGGCAAACCTCCTGCGTCAAG ACCTCATGAGGcgccaggaggagctgaggcGTATGGAGGAGCTCCATAATCAGGAAATGCAGAAGCGCAAGGAAATTCAGCTGAG gcaggaggaggagcgTCGCCGGCGGGAAGAGGAGATGATGATCCGTCAGCGGGAGATGGAAGAGCAGAtgagaaggcagagggaagagaatTATAGTAGAATGGGTTACATGGATCCA AGGGAACGAGACATGAGAATGGGTGGTGCTGCCACAATGAACATGGGAG aTCCTTACGCTTCAGCAGCCCAGAAATTCCCACCTCTGGGAGGTGGTGGCGGCATAGGTTATGAAGCTAATCCAGGAGTTGGCCAAGCAGCCATGAGTGGTTCTATGATGGGAAGTGACATG TAG
- the SFPQ gene encoding splicing factor, proline- and glutamine-rich isoform X2, whose amino-acid sequence MSRDRFRSRGGGGGGFHRRGGGGGRGGPNHDFRSPPPGMGMGQNRGPMAGGPQGPGGPPGGGPKPEPPKPPTSTSAPPSSSSSAASTTAGPTGSQAGAPPSSALPAGQQPQQQPPVSAPSSTPSGPQPQSKPSPSPTPAGGPKKGQGQSPGGGPKGPGGPQQGPHKGGPGHRGGPGGEPRGRGQQHQGQQSLGAQQGSAERSEKLSDEGFKANLSLLRRPGEKTYTQRCRLFVGNLPADITDEDFKRLFAKYGEPGEVFINKGKGFGFIKLESRALAEIAKAELDDTPMRGRQLRVRFATHAAALSVRNLSPYVSNELLEEAFSQFGPVERAVVIVDDRGRSTGKGIVEFASKPAARKAFERCTEGVFLLTTTPRPVIVEPLEQLDDEDGLPEKLAQKNPMYQKERETPPRFAQPGSFEFEYSQRWKSLDEMEKQQREQVAKNMKDAKDKLESEMEDAYHEHQANLLRQDLMRRQEELRRMEELHNQEMQKRKEIQLRQEEERRRREEEMMIRQREMEEQMRRQREENYSRMGYMDPRERDMRMGGAATMNMGDPYASAAQKFPPLGGGGGIGYEANPGVGQAAMSGSMMGSDMVKMKAE is encoded by the exons ATGTCGCGGGATCGCTTCCGTAGccgtggcggcggcggcggcggcttccaccggcgcggcggcggcggcggccgcggcggccCCAACCACGATTTCCGCTCGCCACCGCCCGGCATGGGCATGGGGCAGAACCGCGGCCCCATGGCGGGCGGCCCGCAGGGCCCGGGCGGCCCGCCGGGCGGTGGCCCGAAGCCCGAACCGCCGAAGCCGCCCACGTCCACTTCTGCTCCGCCTTCTTCGTCCTCTTCAGCCGCCTCCACCACGGCAGGACCCACCGGCAGCCAGGCGGGAGCGCCTCCATCCTCCGCGTTGCCCGCGGGGCAGCAGCCGCAGCAGCAGCCGCCGGTGTCGGCGCCCTCCTCGACTCCCTCCGGCCCGCAGCCGCAGTCCAAGCCCAGCCCGAGCCCCACGCCGGCCGGCGGCCCTAAGAAAGGACAAGGACAGTCTCCCGGCGGCGGCCCCAAGGGGCCGGGCGGCCCGCAGCAGGGGCCGCACAAGGGCGGCCCGGGGCACCGCGGCGGGCCTGGCGGGGagccgcggggccgcgggcagcagcaccagggccagCAGAGCCTCGGGGCGCAGCAGGGCTCGGCGGAGAGGAGCGAGAAGCTTTCGGACGAG GGGTTTAAAGCGAACCTTTCTCTCCTGAGGCGGCCTGGGGAGAAGACTTACACACAGCGTTGCAGGTTGTTTGTTGGGAATTTGCCCGCTGATATCACAGACGAAGACTTTAAAAGATTGTTCGCCAAATATGGGGAGCCAGGAGAGGTTTTTATCAACAAGGGAAAAGGCTTTGGATTCATTAAATTG GAATCTAGGGCCCTTGCAGAAATCGCGAAGGCGGAGTTGGACGATACCCCGATGCGGGGCCGGCAGCTCCGCGTTCGCTTTGCCACACACGCCGCTGCCCTGTCGGTGCGGAACCTCTCGCCCTACGTGTCCAACGAGTTGCTGGAGGAAGCTTTTTCCCAGTTCGGTCCGGTGGAAAGAGCTGTTGTGATTGTAGATGATCGAGGTAGATCAACAGGAAAAGGCATTGTTGAGTTCGCCTCAAAGCCAGCTGCCAGGAAAGCCTTTGAACGGTGTACTGAGGGGGTGTTTTTGTTGACAAC CACTCCCAGGCCAGTTATTGTGGAACCATTGGAACAATTGGATGATGAAGATGGtctcccagaaaagcttgctCAGAAGAATCCGATGTATCAAAA ggaaagagaGACTCCTCCCCGTTTTGCTCAGCCTGGCAGTTTTGAATTTGAATATTCCCAGAGATGGAAATCTTTagatgaaatggaaaaacagcagagagagcaagtggcaaaaaacatgaaagatgCCAAGGACAAACTTGAAAGCGAGATGGAAGATGCTTATCACGAGCACCAGGCAAACCTCCTGCGTCAAG ACCTCATGAGGcgccaggaggagctgaggcGTATGGAGGAGCTCCATAATCAGGAAATGCAGAAGCGCAAGGAAATTCAGCTGAG gcaggaggaggagcgTCGCCGGCGGGAAGAGGAGATGATGATCCGTCAGCGGGAGATGGAAGAGCAGAtgagaaggcagagggaagagaatTATAGTAGAATGGGTTACATGGATCCA AGGGAACGAGACATGAGAATGGGTGGTGCTGCCACAATGAACATGGGAG aTCCTTACGCTTCAGCAGCCCAGAAATTCCCACCTCTGGGAGGTGGTGGCGGCATAGGTTATGAAGCTAATCCAGGAGTTGGCCAAGCAGCCATGAGTGGTTCTATGATGGGAAGTGACATG GTGAAGATGAAAGCTGAGTGA
- the SFPQ gene encoding splicing factor, proline- and glutamine-rich isoform X1 has translation MSRDRFRSRGGGGGGFHRRGGGGGRGGPNHDFRSPPPGMGMGQNRGPMAGGPQGPGGPPGGGPKPEPPKPPTSTSAPPSSSSSAASTTAGPTGSQAGAPPSSALPAGQQPQQQPPVSAPSSTPSGPQPQSKPSPSPTPAGGPKKGQGQSPGGGPKGPGGPQQGPHKGGPGHRGGPGGEPRGRGQQHQGQQSLGAQQGSAERSEKLSDEGFKANLSLLRRPGEKTYTQRCRLFVGNLPADITDEDFKRLFAKYGEPGEVFINKGKGFGFIKLESRALAEIAKAELDDTPMRGRQLRVRFATHAAALSVRNLSPYVSNELLEEAFSQFGPVERAVVIVDDRGRSTGKGIVEFASKPAARKAFERCTEGVFLLTTTPRPVIVEPLEQLDDEDGLPEKLAQKNPMYQKERETPPRFAQPGSFEFEYSQRWKSLDEMEKQQREQVAKNMKDAKDKLESEMEDAYHEHQANLLRQDLMRRQEELRRMEELHNQEMQKRKEIQLRQEEERRRREEEMMIRQREMEEQMRRQREENYSRMGYMDPRERDMRMGGAATMNMGDPYASAAQKFPPLGGGGGIGYEANPGVGQAAMSGSMMGSDMRPERFGQGGAGPVGGQGPRGMGPGTPAGYGRGREEYEAPNKKPRF, from the exons ATGTCGCGGGATCGCTTCCGTAGccgtggcggcggcggcggcggcttccaccggcgcggcggcggcggcggccgcggcggccCCAACCACGATTTCCGCTCGCCACCGCCCGGCATGGGCATGGGGCAGAACCGCGGCCCCATGGCGGGCGGCCCGCAGGGCCCGGGCGGCCCGCCGGGCGGTGGCCCGAAGCCCGAACCGCCGAAGCCGCCCACGTCCACTTCTGCTCCGCCTTCTTCGTCCTCTTCAGCCGCCTCCACCACGGCAGGACCCACCGGCAGCCAGGCGGGAGCGCCTCCATCCTCCGCGTTGCCCGCGGGGCAGCAGCCGCAGCAGCAGCCGCCGGTGTCGGCGCCCTCCTCGACTCCCTCCGGCCCGCAGCCGCAGTCCAAGCCCAGCCCGAGCCCCACGCCGGCCGGCGGCCCTAAGAAAGGACAAGGACAGTCTCCCGGCGGCGGCCCCAAGGGGCCGGGCGGCCCGCAGCAGGGGCCGCACAAGGGCGGCCCGGGGCACCGCGGCGGGCCTGGCGGGGagccgcggggccgcgggcagcagcaccagggccagCAGAGCCTCGGGGCGCAGCAGGGCTCGGCGGAGAGGAGCGAGAAGCTTTCGGACGAG GGGTTTAAAGCGAACCTTTCTCTCCTGAGGCGGCCTGGGGAGAAGACTTACACACAGCGTTGCAGGTTGTTTGTTGGGAATTTGCCCGCTGATATCACAGACGAAGACTTTAAAAGATTGTTCGCCAAATATGGGGAGCCAGGAGAGGTTTTTATCAACAAGGGAAAAGGCTTTGGATTCATTAAATTG GAATCTAGGGCCCTTGCAGAAATCGCGAAGGCGGAGTTGGACGATACCCCGATGCGGGGCCGGCAGCTCCGCGTTCGCTTTGCCACACACGCCGCTGCCCTGTCGGTGCGGAACCTCTCGCCCTACGTGTCCAACGAGTTGCTGGAGGAAGCTTTTTCCCAGTTCGGTCCGGTGGAAAGAGCTGTTGTGATTGTAGATGATCGAGGTAGATCAACAGGAAAAGGCATTGTTGAGTTCGCCTCAAAGCCAGCTGCCAGGAAAGCCTTTGAACGGTGTACTGAGGGGGTGTTTTTGTTGACAAC CACTCCCAGGCCAGTTATTGTGGAACCATTGGAACAATTGGATGATGAAGATGGtctcccagaaaagcttgctCAGAAGAATCCGATGTATCAAAA ggaaagagaGACTCCTCCCCGTTTTGCTCAGCCTGGCAGTTTTGAATTTGAATATTCCCAGAGATGGAAATCTTTagatgaaatggaaaaacagcagagagagcaagtggcaaaaaacatgaaagatgCCAAGGACAAACTTGAAAGCGAGATGGAAGATGCTTATCACGAGCACCAGGCAAACCTCCTGCGTCAAG ACCTCATGAGGcgccaggaggagctgaggcGTATGGAGGAGCTCCATAATCAGGAAATGCAGAAGCGCAAGGAAATTCAGCTGAG gcaggaggaggagcgTCGCCGGCGGGAAGAGGAGATGATGATCCGTCAGCGGGAGATGGAAGAGCAGAtgagaaggcagagggaagagaatTATAGTAGAATGGGTTACATGGATCCA AGGGAACGAGACATGAGAATGGGTGGTGCTGCCACAATGAACATGGGAG aTCCTTACGCTTCAGCAGCCCAGAAATTCCCACCTCTGGGAGGTGGTGGCGGCATAGGTTATGAAGCTAATCCAGGAGTTGGCCAAGCAGCCATGAGTGGTTCTATGATGGGAAGTGACATG CGTCCTGAACGCTTTGGGCAGGGAGGTGCGGGGCCCGTGGGTGGCCAGGGTCCCAGAGGAATGGGGCCTGGAACACCAGCAGGATATGGTAGAGGGAGAGAAGAATATGAAGccccaaacaaaaagccccGATTTTAG